A single genomic interval of Festucalex cinctus isolate MCC-2025b chromosome 16, RoL_Fcin_1.0, whole genome shotgun sequence harbors:
- the LOC144004202 gene encoding fatty acid-binding protein, intestinal-like, with the protein MAFDGTWKVERSENYDAFMEQMGINVMKRKLAEHDNLKISIQQSGNDFHIKESSTFRTKDIHFTLGTPFDYSLADGTEVSGTWEMEGDMLKGKFTRKDNNKVLTTTRVLLEGELVQSYNYEGVDAKRIFKKQ; encoded by the exons ATGGCGTTCGACGGAACTTGGAAGGTGGAACGTAGCGAGAACTACGACGCCTTCATGGAACAAATGG GCATCAACGTGATGAAACGCAAACTCGCCGAGCACGACAACCTCAAGATCAGCATCCAGCAGAGCGGAAACGACTTCCACATCAAGGAGTCCAGCACCTTCCGCACCAAAGACATCCACTTTACTCTCGGGACGCCCTTCGACTACAGCCTGGCCGACGGCACCGAAGTCTCG GGAACGTGGGAGATGGAGGGCGACATGCTGAAAGGCAAATTCACGCGCAAGGACAACAACAAGGTGCTGACCACCACCAGGGTCCTGCTGGAAGGAGAACTAGTGCAG AGTTACAACTATGAGGGTGTGGACGCCAAGAGGATCTTCAAGAAGCagtaa